The Terriglobales bacterium genomic sequence AGATGAAGCGGCTCTATGTGCGCCCGGAGTTCCGCGGCAAGGCGCTGGGCCGCGCGCTGGCGGAGCGTGTCATCCAGGAGGCGCGCGCCATGGGTTACTCGCGCATGCGCCTAGACACCATCGTGGGCAAGATGGACTCGGCCATCGCCCTGTATCGCGAGCTGGGCTTCCGCGAAATCCCCCCATATCGGGAAAATCCCGTTGCCGGAGCCATTTACATGGAACTGGATCTGGTCGGGAAAGCGCTCGGCAAGGAAAAATAGTCCCCCGGAGCTTAGAAAAAAAATCCACTTGCCAGACGGTGCGACTCTGATTACTATGCAGCCACCTTCCCGGGCACACGGCATCACTCAGATGAATATTGGCGAGACCATCCGAAGCTTCCGCCTGCAAAGGGGCATGTCGCAAGGCGACATCGAGAAGCGTACGGGCCTGCTGCGCTGCTACCTCTCGCGGGTGGAGAACGGCCACACCATTCCCTCTCTCGACACCCTAGCCAAAATCGCCGGCGCCATGGAGCTTCCGTTGGCGCAGTTCTTCGCCGACCAGGCCCGCGACAACGGCCACGCCCGCAACATCCCGCAACTGAGCGAAGACCAGGTGCGCTTCCTCAGCCAGGTGCGGCGCTACTCCGCCAGCCTCAACGATAGCGACCGCAAGCTGGTGCTGGCCATGGTCAAGAAAATGGCCGCCAGCTCCGGGAAATAGCCCCCGGCGCCTCCCTGCCCCTCCCCTCTCCTTTGTGATATATTCCGCTTTCCCGGCAGATGAGGATGGCCGCGTTTTTCCTGCCCGTTTCGAGCCGCCGCCGCCGGGTGCCGCGAGGTGATTCGTGACCGTAGACGAGGAAATCAGTCTCCTCGAAGAGACGGTGCGCCGCCTGAAGATCGAGTATGACGTGTACTTCGGCGGCGGCTCCAAGAGGCCTCCGGCCGACACCGAGTGGCGCGTCCAGTCCATCCTCAAGAAGTACAGCGACACGCACAAGATGAGCTTTCCCCAGCGCTTCAAATACAACTCCATCGTGCAGCGCTACGCCCTGTTCAGCGACCTGTGGCGGCAGAAGCTGAAGATCAAGGAGGAGGGCTACCGCCGTCCCCAGGACGCGGTGCTGGGCATCCAGGGGCTGCGCATCGAGGAGGACCAGGCCGCCGCCGAAGCCCTGGAGCAGGGGATGAGGCCGAAGGCAGACGAGGGCGAGAAGCCTTTCACCACCCACTGCTCCGACGCCGACGCCGACCACGAAAACGTCCAGCAACTGTTCAATGCCATGACCGAGGCGCGCAAGCGGGCCGGCGACGCCGGCGCCGGCTCCGCCAACTTCGATTCCTTCAAGGCCTTCGTCAAGAAAAAGACCGAGCAGATCCGCAAGGACTACGGCTGCCATGCGGTCGAATACTCGGTGGAGATGGAAGCCGGCCAAGTGCGGCTCAAGGCCAAAGCCAAGACCTGAGCGCCCCGATTGCTTTGCCTGATATTCTTATTGCATCACCCAACAACCTGCCCGAGGAAGAGACGTGCCTAAGATCCAGCGCGCCATCCTAAGCGTGACCGATAAGTCCGGCCTCGCCGAGTTCGCCCGCCAGCTCGCCGCCCTGGGAGTGGAACTAGTCTCCACCGGCGGTACCGCCAAACTGCTGCGCGACTCCGGCATCGCGGTGAAGGACGTGAGTGAACTCACCGGCTTTCCCGAGATGCTCGACGGCCGGGTGAAGACGCTGCACCCCAAGGTCTACGGCGGCATCCTGCACGTGCGCCAGAACCCGGCGCACCGCGCCGCGGTGGCCGAGCATGGCATCGCCCCCATCGACATGGTGGTGGTGAATCTCTACGCCTTCGAAAAGACCGCCGCCAAACCCGGCGTGCGCTTCGAAGAGATGGTGGAGAACATCGACATCGGCGGACCCTCGATGATCCGCTCCGCCGCCAAGAATTTTCAGGACGTAGCCATCGTCACCTCGCCCCAGGATTACTCCGCCATCGCCGAAGAGATGAAACAATCGGGCGGCGAGCTTTCCCTCGCCACTCGCTGGCGCCTGGCGCAGAAGGCCTTCGCCACCACCGCCGCCTACGATTCCGCT encodes the following:
- a CDS encoding helix-turn-helix transcriptional regulator, giving the protein MQPPSRAHGITQMNIGETIRSFRLQRGMSQGDIEKRTGLLRCYLSRVENGHTIPSLDTLAKIAGAMELPLAQFFADQARDNGHARNIPQLSEDQVRFLSQVRRYSASLNDSDRKLVLAMVKKMAASSGK
- a CDS encoding MXAN_5187 C-terminal domain-containing protein, coding for MTVDEEISLLEETVRRLKIEYDVYFGGGSKRPPADTEWRVQSILKKYSDTHKMSFPQRFKYNSIVQRYALFSDLWRQKLKIKEEGYRRPQDAVLGIQGLRIEEDQAAAEALEQGMRPKADEGEKPFTTHCSDADADHENVQQLFNAMTEARKRAGDAGAGSANFDSFKAFVKKKTEQIRKDYGCHAVEYSVEMEAGQVRLKAKAKT